In a genomic window of Methylovirgula sp. 4M-Z18:
- the ruvA gene encoding Holliday junction branch migration protein RuvA: MIGKLKGLIDSFGDDFVILDVQGVGYVVQCSSRTLQKLPRVGEACALAIETQVREDAIRLFGFLTNGERDWFRLLQSVQGVGSKVALAILGVLPPDQLTSAIGMQDKAAVARAPGVGPKLAARIVAELKDKAPAFGTVDPMAAKLAGEAEAKDTPRAVQDAISALVNLGYGRPQAASAVAASVKALGESAEASALIRRGLKELAQ, translated from the coding sequence ATGATCGGCAAGCTCAAGGGCCTCATCGATTCCTTCGGCGACGATTTCGTCATTCTCGACGTGCAGGGCGTCGGCTATGTCGTGCAATGCTCCAGCCGGACGTTGCAAAAGCTGCCGCGGGTCGGCGAGGCCTGCGCGCTCGCGATCGAGACGCAGGTGCGCGAGGACGCGATCCGTCTGTTCGGTTTCCTGACCAATGGCGAGCGCGACTGGTTCCGCCTGCTGCAAAGCGTGCAAGGCGTCGGTTCCAAGGTCGCGCTGGCGATTTTAGGTGTGCTGCCGCCGGACCAACTCACCTCCGCCATCGGCATGCAGGACAAGGCGGCGGTGGCGCGCGCGCCGGGGGTCGGACCGAAACTCGCCGCGCGCATCGTCGCGGAATTGAAGGACAAGGCGCCGGCATTCGGCACGGTCGACCCGATGGCCGCCAAACTCGCGGGCGAGGCCGAAGCCAAGGATACACCGCGCGCGGTGCAGGACGCGATCTCGGCCCTCGTCAACCTCGGTTATGGGCGCCCGCAAGCGGCAAGCGCCGTCGCGGCGAGCGTGAAGGCCTTGGGCGAGAGTGCCGAGGCGAGCGCGCTGATCCGCCGCGGCTTGAAGGAACTGGCGCAATAG
- the ruvC gene encoding crossover junction endodeoxyribonuclease RuvC, producing MTRIIGIDPGLRNTGWGIIEAEGSRLAFVACGTVHSDDKLTLPDRLRQLYEGLAEIVHTHRPDEAAVEETFVNSGAQSTLKLGQARGIALLVPAMAGLPTHEYATNLVKKTVTGTGHAEKAQIGMMVKVLLPKANAKSADAADALAVAICHAQHRGRPK from the coding sequence ATGACCCGGATCATCGGCATCGACCCCGGCCTGCGCAACACGGGCTGGGGCATCATTGAGGCGGAGGGCTCGCGGCTCGCCTTCGTCGCCTGCGGCACCGTGCATTCCGATGACAAGCTCACCCTGCCCGACCGCCTACGCCAGCTTTACGAGGGCCTGGCCGAAATCGTTCACACCCACCGGCCCGACGAAGCGGCGGTGGAGGAAACTTTCGTCAACAGCGGCGCGCAATCGACGCTCAAGCTCGGCCAGGCGCGCGGCATCGCTTTGCTCGTGCCGGCCATGGCGGGCTTGCCGACTCACGAATATGCCACCAATCTCGTCAAGAAGACCGTGACCGGCACGGGCCATGCGGAGAAGGCGCAGATCGGCATGATGGTGAAAGTCCTGCTGCCCAAGGCCAATGCCAAAAGCGCCGACGCGGCCGATGCGCTGGCCGTCGCCATCTGCCATGCGCAGCACCGCGGGAGGCCTAAATAA
- a CDS encoding autotransporter-associated beta strand repeat-containing protein produces the protein MTDQHAMGAQSGTCGRRNARRFWCGAFAALGILMFAPGAKAQTGCSPTSFSLIASDEASLNSAITTANTRFADTICLNNSFPIQAPTVASTSSTNIDMNLATLSGAGALTVGGGALVFETTGTTTYSGTTQISGGTLYANFANILSPNSTYNVNGTLNLGDADQSIGGLGGSGVVTQGSPVSLDVDGLFPGRPTTNSTLTIGNNNQSTDFSGRIIEGGAFALSLVKTGTGTLALSGNNNYHGTTTITSGTLQLGDGTSQGLLRNSTAIIDNGNFALNEPSANVTQVTQPISGTGSLTQNGPGAVVLTGTNSYSGATAVNGGTLAAGAANAFSPNSAFTVNSAGTLDLGGFSQSIASLSGSGTLTNCSLNGSSYSAAQGGGTVNCNTAARLTVGAGGASSTFSGTIRDGAAALSLVQAGSGTLTLTGNNSYSGKTWIEAGTLAVGGATALGTSTLDMSPGTTLQFLGSGYTLNNNVLLVGSSFSDPTIDTGAGTITLAGVISGADTLGKTGGGTLVLTADNTYTGDTNVDQGALEVDGSIAASALTTIASGASLTGTGVTGSLLAQSGATVAPGNAANPYGTLTANGTATLAPGSTLLTNLSPNAVSLLAVNGTATITGAALQVTALNGTYNPATEYTLLTANRGVNGTFGTTSVTPLPGLVPIVTYDPNDVFLRFAQVVTDQQAQTSVDHLAGNRQGQMVTNRVLSLILDGFNEQINCNDCISAFGAVGSFAGGIHGRKMLTNDLSIIGGAAFGSYESGGVRVTSAPLLAAALRYDLTEWGRSRPFAEAGIFAAPNSDVSYKRDYQSYFGPMQGRSHATTSDYSVFGKLGWVWRITPIDEASVSTEVAHLWQPVGHAAEAFVPDANNAPALLNSGTDRMNLVKLGGQWTHLFASVVETQVNFGAVRSFGSHSGLSADVLNVGTFNGHIGEHTWAEYGLRIGYRIRKGVIIDAFADGTLGPQPIGNTIHAGLAVRYTW, from the coding sequence ATGACAGATCAACACGCCATGGGCGCGCAATCAGGGACATGCGGAAGGCGCAATGCGCGCCGGTTCTGGTGCGGAGCGTTCGCCGCTCTCGGCATACTGATGTTCGCACCGGGAGCGAAAGCGCAGACGGGATGCAGCCCAACATCCTTCTCCCTGATCGCATCTGACGAGGCTTCGCTCAACAGTGCGATCACAACAGCCAACACTCGATTCGCCGATACGATCTGCCTCAACAATAGCTTTCCCATTCAAGCGCCCACCGTCGCCTCGACGTCGAGCACGAATATCGACATGAACCTTGCCACTCTGAGTGGCGCAGGTGCTTTGACGGTCGGGGGCGGCGCGCTCGTTTTCGAAACCACGGGCACAACAACCTATTCCGGGACCACACAGATTTCCGGCGGCACGCTTTATGCCAATTTCGCCAATATTCTGAGTCCCAACAGCACCTATAATGTGAACGGCACGTTGAACCTCGGCGATGCCGATCAATCGATCGGCGGCTTAGGCGGTTCCGGCGTCGTGACCCAGGGCTCACCTGTCAGTCTCGATGTTGACGGCCTATTCCCGGGGCGGCCCACCACCAACTCGACGCTCACCATCGGCAACAACAATCAGTCAACGGATTTTTCGGGCCGAATTATCGAAGGCGGCGCCTTTGCGCTCAGCCTCGTCAAAACCGGCACCGGCACGTTGGCGCTGAGCGGCAACAACAATTATCACGGCACGACGACCATCACATCCGGCACGCTGCAGCTGGGCGACGGCACGAGCCAAGGTCTGCTACGGAACTCGACCGCCATTATCGACAACGGCAACTTTGCGCTTAACGAGCCTTCGGCCAATGTCACGCAAGTGACCCAGCCGATCAGCGGGACCGGGTCGCTGACACAAAACGGTCCGGGCGCTGTCGTGCTCACCGGTACCAATTCCTATTCCGGCGCAACCGCGGTGAATGGCGGCACGCTCGCAGCCGGCGCCGCCAACGCGTTCAGTCCGAACAGCGCATTCACCGTGAATAGCGCTGGCACGCTCGACCTTGGCGGCTTTTCGCAAAGCATCGCGTCGCTGTCGGGCAGCGGCACGCTCACCAATTGCAGCCTCAACGGCAGCAGCTACAGCGCCGCGCAAGGCGGCGGCACAGTGAATTGCAACACGGCCGCGCGCCTGACGGTCGGCGCCGGCGGCGCGTCGTCGACCTTCAGCGGTACGATCCGCGACGGCGCGGCAGCGCTCAGCCTCGTCCAGGCCGGCAGCGGAACCCTTACCCTCACCGGCAACAACAGCTATTCGGGCAAGACCTGGATCGAGGCCGGCACCTTGGCCGTCGGCGGCGCGACGGCGCTGGGCACGAGCACGCTCGACATGAGCCCCGGCACGACGCTGCAGTTCCTCGGCTCCGGCTATACGCTGAACAACAATGTCCTCCTTGTCGGCAGCAGTTTCTCCGACCCGACCATCGATACCGGCGCGGGCACGATCACCCTGGCCGGCGTCATTTCCGGCGCCGACACATTGGGCAAGACCGGCGGCGGCACGCTGGTTTTGACGGCGGACAACACCTATACCGGCGACACCAATGTAGATCAGGGCGCACTGGAGGTGGACGGCTCCATCGCGGCTTCGGCCTTGACCACGATTGCCTCCGGCGCAAGCCTGACCGGCACGGGTGTGACCGGCAGCCTCTTGGCGCAAAGCGGAGCGACGGTCGCGCCCGGCAACGCCGCCAACCCCTATGGCACGCTGACCGCGAACGGCACGGCCACGCTCGCACCCGGCTCCACACTGCTCACCAATCTGAGCCCGAATGCCGTGAGCCTCTTGGCGGTAAACGGCACGGCCACGATCACCGGCGCGGCGCTGCAGGTCACCGCGCTCAACGGCACCTATAATCCGGCAACGGAATATACGCTGTTGACCGCGAACCGCGGCGTGAACGGGACGTTCGGTACCACGAGCGTGACGCCCCTGCCCGGCCTCGTGCCGATCGTGACCTATGATCCGAACGACGTGTTCCTGCGCTTTGCCCAGGTCGTGACGGACCAGCAGGCGCAAACCTCGGTCGACCATCTTGCCGGTAACCGGCAGGGCCAAATGGTCACGAACCGCGTGTTGTCGCTGATCCTCGATGGCTTCAACGAGCAGATCAATTGCAACGATTGCATCAGCGCCTTCGGCGCCGTCGGCTCCTTTGCCGGGGGCATCCACGGCCGCAAGATGCTGACCAACGATCTCAGCATCATCGGCGGCGCCGCCTTCGGCTCCTATGAAAGCGGCGGCGTGCGCGTCACCAGCGCACCGCTCCTCGCCGCCGCGCTGCGCTACGACCTCACCGAATGGGGCCGCTCGCGACCCTTCGCCGAAGCCGGCATCTTCGCCGCGCCCAACAGCGACGTCAGTTACAAGCGCGATTACCAGTCCTATTTTGGCCCCATGCAGGGCCGCAGCCATGCCACGACGAGCGACTATTCGGTCTTCGGCAAACTCGGCTGGGTCTGGCGCATCACGCCGATCGACGAGGCGTCCGTCTCCACGGAGGTCGCGCATCTGTGGCAGCCCGTGGGCCATGCGGCGGAAGCCTTCGTGCCGGACGCGAACAATGCGCCGGCCCTGCTGAACTCCGGCACCGATCGGATGAATCTTGTCAAACTCGGCGGCCAATGGACCCATCTGTTCGCATCGGTCGTCGAAACCCAGGTCAATTTCGGCGCGGTGCGCTCCTTCGGCTCCCATTCGGGCCTGAGCGCCGATGTGCTGAATGTGGGCACGTTCAACGGCCATATCGGCGAACATACCTGGGCGGAATACGGTTTGCGGATCGGTTACCGCATCCGCAAGGGCGTGATCATCGACGCCTTCGCCGACGGCACACTCGGCCCGCAACCGATCGGCAACACGATCCATGCAGGGCTTGCGGTGCGTTATACGTGGTGA
- a CDS encoding YebC/PmpR family DNA-binding transcriptional regulator: protein MAGHSQFKNIMHKKGKQDKIRSKIFSKLGREITVAAKLGMPDPAMNPRLRAAVLAARAENMPKDNIERAIKKASGNDSENYDEVRYEGYAPGGVAVIVEALTDNRNRTAGEVRSFFTKSGGSLAETGAVSFMFDHVGLVEFDTTVASEDVMMEAAIEAGADDVATTEDGHEIVTSMENLNDVSKALEAKFGEPRTSKIIWRPQNTIKVDDEAGEKILKLVSNLEENDDVQNVYANFEVSDALLAKMGE from the coding sequence ATGGCAGGTCATAGTCAATTTAAGAACATTATGCACAAGAAGGGGAAGCAGGACAAAATCCGCTCCAAGATCTTCTCCAAACTCGGCCGCGAGATCACGGTTGCCGCCAAATTGGGCATGCCCGACCCCGCCATGAACCCGCGCCTGCGCGCCGCCGTGCTCGCCGCCCGCGCCGAAAACATGCCCAAAGACAATATCGAGCGCGCGATCAAGAAGGCCTCGGGCAACGATAGCGAGAACTATGACGAAGTGCGCTACGAAGGCTACGCACCGGGCGGCGTCGCCGTGATCGTCGAGGCGCTCACCGACAACCGCAACCGCACGGCGGGCGAGGTGCGCTCGTTCTTCACCAAGTCGGGCGGGTCTCTGGCGGAGACCGGGGCGGTCAGCTTCATGTTCGACCATGTCGGCCTCGTCGAATTCGACACGACCGTCGCCTCTGAGGATGTGATGATGGAAGCCGCGATTGAGGCGGGCGCCGACGATGTGGCGACCACCGAAGACGGCCACGAAATCGTCACGTCGATGGAAAATCTCAACGACGTGTCGAAGGCGCTGGAGGCGAAATTCGGCGAACCGCGCACCTCGAAGATCATCTGGCGGCCGCAGAACACGATCAAAGTCGATGATGAGGCCGGCGAGAAGATCTTGAAGCTCGTCAGCAATCTCGAAGAAAACGACGACGTGCAGAACGTCTACGCCAATTTCGAAGTGAGCGACGCGCTGCTGGCGAAAATGGGCGAGTGA
- a CDS encoding FecR family protein: MGHFKNFRFGATLLALCIGIVLSNITVAAAQDAIGDADVVHNDVRHTGGAHPGPLAQGDNVIRNETVRTAADSTTKLVFLDQTNLSLGPVSQVVLDKFVYSDASSAQKVSIGLAKGVFRFATGTFAKPAYDIETPVATIGVRGTILDIRNASHETTVTVVEGLAIVCPRRHTSVPLEARKDCVRATTGQTVIVHTEGGSLHARLDDQPFRFAEYCAADQALCSQTTYAGLSPAEASVDALCGR; the protein is encoded by the coding sequence ATGGGGCATTTTAAAAATTTCCGGTTCGGGGCGACATTGTTAGCGCTCTGCATCGGCATCGTGCTGTCGAATATTACCGTTGCCGCGGCGCAGGATGCGATCGGCGACGCGGATGTCGTGCACAATGACGTGCGCCACACGGGCGGCGCCCATCCCGGACCGCTCGCCCAGGGCGACAATGTGATTCGCAACGAAACCGTGCGCACCGCCGCGGATTCCACGACCAAGCTCGTTTTCCTCGATCAGACCAATCTGTCGCTCGGCCCCGTGTCGCAAGTGGTCCTGGATAAATTCGTCTATTCCGACGCATCGTCGGCGCAAAAGGTTTCGATCGGCCTGGCGAAAGGCGTCTTCCGCTTCGCCACCGGCACATTCGCCAAACCTGCCTACGATATCGAAACGCCGGTCGCGACGATCGGCGTACGCGGCACGATCCTCGACATACGCAACGCCAGCCATGAGACGACAGTGACCGTGGTCGAAGGCCTCGCCATCGTCTGCCCGCGCCGCCATACCAGCGTACCGTTGGAAGCGCGCAAGGATTGCGTCCGCGCGACCACCGGCCAAACGGTCATCGTCCATACGGAAGGTGGGAGCCTACACGCGCGGCTGGACGATCAGCCCTTCCGCTTCGCGGAATATTGCGCCGCGGACCAGGCGCTTTGCTCGCAAACGACTTACGCCGGCCTTTCTCCCGCTGAGGCATCGGTCGATGCTCTGTGCGGCCGATGA